The DNA region AACTTTTACTGTTAATTTATCTATATCCATATTATTCACCTCTCATATATTATTACCAATTTTATATTTAAATAATATTATAAAAGTCAAAGAAAGTCAAAGTATATTTTATCTGAGAAATACTTAAAAATCACCAAAAAAATAAATAAAGATGCTAAATGCACCTTTACCTATATTTTTTTCTCCATTTTAAGCGCCAAATCAAAATATTTCACAGAGTCTTCTATACTTCCTAAATTATAATACATGTGTCCCATTTCCAGGTATCGCTCATATAATTCCTTGTTGCTTCCAAATTTAACCAAAGCATCTAAACATAAATTCATACAAATTTCAGCTTGATCTTCTTCCTTTAACTTCATTAATATTTTTGCTTTATAATAATACGCTTTTTCTATAAACTCTATTTTATTAACTTCTATGGCATAGTCCAAAACTTCGTTACATACTTCTTTACCAAAATCCAATATATCATTGTCACAAAGTTCTTCTACCACCCCAAGCATAAAGTATACCAAACTAAATTTATCATGTTTTGGAAAATATTTAATAGATTTTCTTACATATTTAACTGCTTCTTCTTGGTTTTTTAAACGAAACAAAGTTACTGCATAATTGTACATAGCAATAGCTTTTTTTTCATTATTATCACCATATAGTTCATTTGCTTTCTGCTTATACTTTTTAAAACACTCTTTATTTTCTCTTAAGCACATCATTGCTAAAAGATGATAAATTTCCGCTTTTTTCTTTTCATCTTTTTCTAAATCAACTATTTCAGCAAGCTCCTTGGAAACTTTATAAGCCTTTTCATATTCTTTTAGCATAATATTACATACTATTTCATTGTATGTTGTTATTACTAAGTATTCTCTCTTTAAATTTTCATCTAAAATTAAAAACTTTCTTACATCATTATAAAAATTTATAGCTTGTCTATATTCTTTATTTACAAAACAATATCTAGACATATCTAAGTAATAAATTATTCTATTTTTATCATTACAAACCTTTTGATACAAATCATAAAATTCACTAGTAATAAGCTGTATGTTTTCCAAAGTATTTTTATCTATATAATAGTTAAATAGTGTATGCATAAAACTAAAAGCATTATCATAAAATTTGTGATTTGTAGCTACTTTTAAATTATATCTAAGTTTTTCATCATAATCTCTTAAATTAGTATTATCTTTTAAAAGCTGAAAATTTTCTTCTAATTGTTCCTTCACACCTTGCTTTAAATATTCTAAGTCCAATTCTAACTTTTTTGCTATATACTTTAATATATCTTCTTCAGCATCTACCTTATCATTTTCCACACAACTTAATTTAGAAACAGAAATTTTATCCCCACATACATCTTTTAAAGTTAACCCTTTGTATATTCTTGCCCTCTTTATTTTTTCTCCCCTGCTCAATATTTCCATATAATCACCTATCCGTAATTTAAAAATCTTTTATAATTCCTAGCTCCTTGAATAATTCAACCCCTTCACTTAAATATACAGAAGCTTTATTTTCATTGCCTGTTTCCACATAAAACTTACCTAACACAATGTTTATTTCTCCAACTTTCTTTTTAATCCCATTTTCTTTAGCTATATTAAGTGCTTGAAAAAGTGATCTCTCTGCCTCTATTAAATCATCTTCCATTCTATCTATCTTATGTTTTAACATGTAGTAATTCATCAAATTAATATTATTTTCTAATTGTTCTCCCTCTTCTTTATCAATATATAAATAAATATCCTTTAAAACTTCTTTTCCATTATGAATATCCTTTAATCTTATGTAATTTTCACATATATTTATTAATGTTTCTATTAAGCTGCTATCTCCATTTAATCTTCTTATTTCCTTTGCTTTGTTTAAATGAATAAAGGACTCCTCCATATTTTGAAAGTCAGCAAAGAGTACACCCATGTCATTTTCAATCTGACCTAAATAATTAACATTATTTATTTCCCTGAATAATTCCAAACTCTTTCTAGAGTATTTTATAGCTTCCTCTAACTCCCCTTGTTTACTATATTCTTCAGCTAAAAGCATCATAGACTTAGCATATCTTTCTTTATCATTTATTTGTACAAATTTTTCCTTTGCAAGATAAGTATAATTTATGGACTTACTTATATTTTCTAATTTTAAATAAGTCACTGCTGTGTAATAATATATTTCACCAATAAGAAAATCATTTCCAATCTTATTATCCATAAAAACCTTTTCAGCCTGTTGGAAATAACTACTTGCAGAGTGATATGCTTTTAAATCCAAGGTTATTTTCCCTAATTTTATAAATGTTCTTATTACTTCTTCATAACAATTATTTTTAATAAAAATTACATTAGCAGATAAAAAAAGTTGTTGAGCTAATACCTCTTCCCCTTTCAACATATGTATAGTTGCTCTTAAGAATAAAATATTTGCTTTTCTGTATTCTAGTCTATACTTTTCAGCGTAATAAAGGGCGCTTTCTATATTGTTTTCTGCTTGTACTAAATCATTGCTTATAATATATGTTTCAGCAATATTTTCGTAAAATAAGCATATTTTTTCTGCTTGAGTTTCTTCACTTTCCATTATGTACTCCACAGAAATATTAAGCTTATTTGCTAAGTATTCAAGTAAATCCATACTTGGGTTAGATTTTCCTGACTCTACCAAACTTATTTGTCCTGGGGTAATTCTCTCTCCTGCTAAATCCTTAAGAGTCATACCCAATTCTTTACGTCTTCTTTTAATTTTTTCTCCTAAAGATAATATCTCCATACCCTATCTTCCTTCACTTATGTAGAATATTTTATTTATTTGCAAAAGTTCCTTAAATTATCTTTTATTATACCATATTTTTTATCTTTTCTGCAAAATATGTTTTAATAATTTTAATATTTATTTAAAAATAAAGCAAAGCCACTATCAAAAATAAATTGATAGTAGCCTTCCATTACATTAACGCATACGTCCATTTATATTGTAATACAAATCTTCTGCAGTATTTCTCATCCTTTTGCCAGCTTTTCTAATTCTTTTTCTTGTACTCCTATCCATATTAGAAGCTACAATAAGTCCCGTTGCAATACCAAGCATAGCTCCAACAGTCATTTTATTCATCATTCTTCCCTTCAAATTGCACACCACCTTTCATTTCTCATTCATAGTTTGCATAAAGCTATTAGCCTTAAATGGAGTTCTTTTTACTCCATTAAGCTTAAAATTTGTTATCTATAGGCATCGCTACTGTTTAATCCTACTTATATATGGCATGGTATTGTTACAGTAGATAGCCTTGGAATAAAAATAATTATTACTATTATGATGTGCAATTTATAAAAAATAATCCATATTAAATTTTTTTAAATGTAGAAAAATGAATTTTAGCCACTTCATTAAGTCGACCTTTACCAAACTTTTGAGCAAAATCCTTTCCTACTTCTATAGTCATATTAGAAGCTCCTTTTATAAATTCTATCCCATAGTTCTTACTCATTTGTTCCATGTTCTTAACAAAGGCATCTCTAGCTAATATACTTGCTGCAGCCACCACAACATTTTCTTCCGCCCTTGGTCTTTGCTGCAAATTTACTTTTTTCCCCTTTTCCATTAATGCATTCTTTATAAGATTAGGATTTCCAAATTGATCTGATAGGACATTTTCACATTCTACCTTTTCAAGAACATTCTCAATTACTCTAGCATGTCCCCATGCCAAAAGCTTGTTTAAATTACCTATTTTATCATAAATAGTATTATACTTCTTATTACCAACCATCACAACAGAATAAATACATAATTTTTTTATTTGTTCTGCTATAGAAGATATTTTTTTATCTGTAAGTTTTTTGCTATCATCTACTCCCAAAGTTCTAAGTATTCTTTGGGTATTTTCATCTGCATATACTCCTGCTATTACTAGAGGACCAAAAAAATCTCCTTTTCCAGACTCATCAGTGCCTATAAGAGGTTTTATACCTTTTTTAATCTCATTAATTGACATTTCATTATTTTTCTTTATATGTTCATTATTTTTTGTATCTTTATCATCCTCTATACTTTCTTCATTATAACCCATCAAAGTCTCCCTTATAAGCTGTTCATTTTCCTTAGACTTTACTCCTGAGAAATCACAAGTTATGCCCTTTTTTTTACTATGATAAACCCTTACATTTTCTCTCTGACCATTAATGCTAACTCCAAATTGAAGACCATAGTTTATCTCCTTATATTGTTCTACAGTCCAGCCTCTAGAAATAAACTTGTCCTTCATATATTCATAACATTGGAACTTGTCCTTTATATTACTTAACCACTCCATCTTTACACCTATCCTTTTTATTTACCTTTGAATCTTTATTGTGTTCATCTTGTGTTTTTTCTTTCTTAGAAGCTTTTAAAGCAAATAAAAGCTTTGATACTTTATCTGCCCCCATTACATTAGACATATAGTATACTCCTTCTTTTACTATAGATATAATATCATCTTCTCCTTGCCAATTTTCAAGTATTACTTCCTTAGGAATATCGTTAAAAAGCTTGTTAAGCCCAAAGAAAGCCACTGCCACATCATCTATTTTACCTATAAAAGGAATAAAGTCTGGAAATATATCTATTGGAAGTCCTAAATAAGTTATTATAATTCCCAATTGAATCTTTACTTTTTTACTAACTCTCTCATCTTTAAATAGCCTTACAAAAAGAGCCGCTATATCTGGCAAAATCATAGCATATTTAGCTATATTCTTATACTTATCTGGTACCTTTTTTATAACATTACTTCTAAATTCAGTATATCCATCTTCTTTTTTTTCTATAACTATTAACTCCTCTTCGTTACACTGAGTTTCGTAAGACTCCATATCCTTATGATCTTTTAACAATTCTTTTAAATTAATATTTAAACTCTCTAGTTCTACTTTGATATCTTCTCCTACTCTTATAGATAAAATATCAAAATTAGAACCTGGTATATATTCCTCTAATTTATCCATTGCCACTATTACAAAATCCTTGTCCACAAAAATCCCGTATTCTTTTAAAGAAGATAAGGCCTTTTTAATACCAAAATTTTTAATAAAATTAAATGCCCTAACTTTCCCCAATCTCACCTCTTTTATTTTAAGTTTAATCATATTATTTACAACAGAGCACACCTGTAAAACTACTCCAAAGGACATCTTAATTTTGCCATTGTAGCTTGCCCTTACTGTAATATCCTGTTTAAGCACTACTGAATCTATATTTAAACCCTTATGGGGCAAAAATTCTCCTAGCAAATCCCTTAGTATACTCAATAAATCCTCACTGTTTAAAACAATACTCACTGAAGAAATCCTCATACATACTCCCCCTAATCTCTTTAATTATAATCCCTAGTCTCATGGCTTCAATGTCCACTTTATATTACTAATTCAACTTTCGCAG from Haloimpatiens massiliensis includes:
- a CDS encoding helix-turn-helix transcriptional regulator, whose product is MEILSRGEKIKRARIYKGLTLKDVCGDKISVSKLSCVENDKVDAEEDILKYIAKKLELDLEYLKQGVKEQLEENFQLLKDNTNLRDYDEKLRYNLKVATNHKFYDNAFSFMHTLFNYYIDKNTLENIQLITSEFYDLYQKVCNDKNRIIYYLDMSRYCFVNKEYRQAINFYNDVRKFLILDENLKREYLVITTYNEIVCNIMLKEYEKAYKVSKELAEIVDLEKDEKKKAEIYHLLAMMCLRENKECFKKYKQKANELYGDNNEKKAIAMYNYAVTLFRLKNQEEAVKYVRKSIKYFPKHDKFSLVYFMLGVVEELCDNDILDFGKEVCNEVLDYAIEVNKIEFIEKAYYYKAKILMKLKEEDQAEICMNLCLDALVKFGSNKELYERYLEMGHMYYNLGSIEDSVKYFDLALKMEKKI
- a CDS encoding helix-turn-helix domain-containing protein, with product MEILSLGEKIKRRRKELGMTLKDLAGERITPGQISLVESGKSNPSMDLLEYLANKLNISVEYIMESEETQAEKICLFYENIAETYIISNDLVQAENNIESALYYAEKYRLEYRKANILFLRATIHMLKGEEVLAQQLFLSANVIFIKNNCYEEVIRTFIKLGKITLDLKAYHSASSYFQQAEKVFMDNKIGNDFLIGEIYYYTAVTYLKLENISKSINYTYLAKEKFVQINDKERYAKSMMLLAEEYSKQGELEEAIKYSRKSLELFREINNVNYLGQIENDMGVLFADFQNMEESFIHLNKAKEIRRLNGDSSLIETLINICENYIRLKDIHNGKEVLKDIYLYIDKEEGEQLENNINLMNYYMLKHKIDRMEDDLIEAERSLFQALNIAKENGIKKKVGEINIVLGKFYVETGNENKASVYLSEGVELFKELGIIKDF
- a CDS encoding YkvA family protein, with protein sequence MRISSVSIVLNSEDLLSILRDLLGEFLPHKGLNIDSVVLKQDITVRASYNGKIKMSFGVVLQVCSVVNNMIKLKIKEVRLGKVRAFNFIKNFGIKKALSSLKEYGIFVDKDFVIVAMDKLEEYIPGSNFDILSIRVGEDIKVELESLNINLKELLKDHKDMESYETQCNEEELIVIEKKEDGYTEFRSNVIKKVPDKYKNIAKYAMILPDIAALFVRLFKDERVSKKVKIQLGIIITYLGLPIDIFPDFIPFIGKIDDVAVAFFGLNKLFNDIPKEVILENWQGEDDIISIVKEGVYYMSNVMGADKVSKLLFALKASKKEKTQDEHNKDSKVNKKDRCKDGVVK
- the rnhC gene encoding ribonuclease HIII, with product MEWLSNIKDKFQCYEYMKDKFISRGWTVEQYKEINYGLQFGVSINGQRENVRVYHSKKKGITCDFSGVKSKENEQLIRETLMGYNEESIEDDKDTKNNEHIKKNNEMSINEIKKGIKPLIGTDESGKGDFFGPLVIAGVYADENTQRILRTLGVDDSKKLTDKKISSIAEQIKKLCIYSVVMVGNKKYNTIYDKIGNLNKLLAWGHARVIENVLEKVECENVLSDQFGNPNLIKNALMEKGKKVNLQQRPRAEENVVVAAASILARDAFVKNMEQMSKNYGIEFIKGASNMTIEVGKDFAQKFGKGRLNEVAKIHFSTFKKI
- a CDS encoding YtxH domain-containing protein, translating into MKGRMMNKMTVGAMLGIATGLIVASNMDRSTRKRIRKAGKRMRNTAEDLYYNINGRMR